One genomic window of Hippocampus zosterae strain Florida chromosome 12, ASM2543408v3, whole genome shotgun sequence includes the following:
- the fzd5 gene encoding frizzled-5: MESMMRLLLVLLIQSGSGVYAASKEISCEPITVPMCRGIGYNLTYMPNQFNHDTQEEVGLEVHQFWPLVRIRCSPDLLFFLCSMYTPICLPDYRKPLPPCRSVCERAKRGCSPLMSQYGFEWPERMSCERLPRLGGDTLCMDQNGSEATTAPPPPPFAVPTSKNRHRANAAAQNERECRCREPLVAIKRESHPLYGRVRTGPLRNCAQPCHQAYFSEDERTFTTLWVGLWAALCFASTLTTVATFLLDMQRFKYPERPIIFLATCYLFVSLGYIIRLVAGHERVACAPLSDQFHILYDTGGPALCTLVFLLIYFFGMASSIWWVVLSFTWFLAAGMKWGSEAIAGYCHYFHLAAWLVPSVKTVLVLALSAVDGDPVAGICYVGNQSLENLRGFVLAPLAVYLFAGSFFLLAGFVSLFRIRGIIKQGGTKTDKLERLMIRIGLFGVLYTVPAAVVVACLVYEQHRRPDWDQVLACSCAAERQRLGGGPDYAVFMLKYFMCLVVGITSGVWIWSGKTLETWRRFLVRCCPWWRHKVAAPSPVYAEAAAALTGPVPGMYHKAPSHI, from the coding sequence atggaGTCAATGATGAGGTTACTGCTGGTCCTGCTCATCCAGAGTGGGTCCGGGGTCTATGCAGCTTCCAAGGAGATCTCGTGCGAGCCCATCACAGTACCCATGTGCCGAGGCATTGGCTACAACCTGACCTACATGCCCAACCAGTTCAACCACGACACCCAGGAGGAGGTGGGCCTGGAGGTGCACCAATTCTGGCCCCTGGTCCGGATCCGCTGCTCCCCGGACTTGCTGTTTTTCCTGTGCAGCATGTACACGCCCATCTGTCTACCAGATTACCGCAAGCCTCTCCCGCCGTGCCGTTCGGTTTGTGAACGTGCAAAGCGCGGGTGCTCGCCCCTCATGAGCCAGTACGGCTTCGAGTGGCCCGAGCGGATGAGCTGCGAGCGTCTTCCGCGACTGGGCGGCGACACCCTCTGCATGGATCAGAACGGAAGCGAGGCGAccaccgcgccgccgccgccgcccttcgCCGTACCAACGTCCAAGAACCGCCACAGAGCAAACGCCGCGGCCCAAAATGAGCGCGAGTGCCGCTGCCGGGAACCCTTGGTGGCCATCAAAAGGGAGTCGCATCCCTTGTATGGGCGGGTCCGCACGGGGCCGCTCCGAAACTGCGCACAGCCGTGCCACCAGGCGTACTTCTCGGAGGACGAGCGGACCTTCACCACCTTGTGGGTGGGGCTGTGGGCGGCGCTCTGCTTCGCGTCCACCCTCACCACCGTGGCTACCTTCCTCCTGGACATGCAGCGTTTCAAGTACCCCGAGCGACCCATCATCTTCCTGGCTACTTGTTACCTCTTTGTATCGTTGGGGTACATCATCCGGCTGGTGGCCGGGCACGAGCGAGTGGCGTGCGCTCCCCTTTCGGACCAGTTCCACATCCTCTACGATACGGGCGGTCCTGCTCTGTGCACCCTGGTCTTCCTGCTGATCTACTTCTTTGGCATGGCCAGCTCCATCTGGTGGGTCGTTCTGTCTTTCACGTGGTTCCTGGCAGCGGGCATGAAGTGGGGGAGTGAGGCCATCGCTGGGTACTGTCACTACTTCCATTTGGCCGCCTGGCTGGTCCCCAGCGTCAAGACCGTTCTGGTTCTGGCCCTCAGCGCCGTGGACGGGGACCCGGTGGCCGGGATCTGCTACGTGGGCAACCAAAGCCTGGAGAACCTTCGAGGCTTCGTCCTGGCTCCCTTAGCGGTCTACCTGTTCGCTGGCTCGTTCTTCCTCCTCGCCGGTTTCGTGTCGCTCTTCCGCATCCGCGGTATCATCAAGCAAGGCGGCACCAAGACCGACAAACTGGAACGTCTCATGATCCGAATCGGACTCTTCGGGGTGCTCTACACAGTGCCTGCTGCGGTCGTGGTGGCCTGCCTGGTTTACGAGCAGCACCGCCGCCCAGATTGGGACCAGGTGCTGGCCTGTTCTTGCGCAGCCGAGCGCCAGCGGCTGGGTGGCGGACCCGATTATGCCGTCTTCATGCTCAAGTACTTTATGTGCTTGGTGGTGGGCATCACATCGGGGGTCTGGATCTGGTCTGGGAAGACCTTGGAGACCTGGCGCAGGTTTCTGGTGCGGTGCTGCCCCTGGTGGCGCCACAAGGTGGCGGCTCCGTCCCCTGTGTATGCAGAGGCCGCCGCCGCTTTAACGGGACCCGTTCCCGGAATGTACCATAAAGCCCCATCTCATATATGA